The nucleotide sequence AAAAGAGGTTGAAAGTGAGAAAGCTGCTGACAAGCCTCCTACTAGGCCTAAGGAGCCCGAGATTACCGCCCCCATTCCCACTGAGACGGCGCAAGGCTCGGGGCCAACTCCGATCACTGGGCTTGACCAGCGCACCATTGAGAAGGGAAAAGGCGTGGAAGTGGAAATACCTGTTGAGCCCTCGCCCACTGATGCCCCTGTGCAAACTGCGCAGGTAACTTCTGCTGGTGAAACTGGTCCAACGGCTAAGGAGCAgactgctgctgctggttttgctGCTGGCCAACCTGGCGCGGGGAGGTCTGGTGCGAAGTCTCACTCTCCTATAGGTCCTATGGACACTTTAGGAGACGTTTACTACAAGTCCTATACTGAGGAAAGTCGAGGGGAAGCACTACACCAACCGCCATGGGGCCTGAAACAGAAGGATACTTTCTTGGAGTTCGCTCCCTTCCGTGATTGGCTTCTTAACTCCATTCCTCCTGGTGAGGTGAACCGTCAAAGGGAGCGGACCCACAGCATGCTCTATCATGCTTATGTGGTTGGTGAAGCCAACACTCGCGTTGTTAACCATCAAATTGTCCGCGAGTGGAGGACTATGGTTAGGGAAAGGGAAGAGTGGGAGAAGTACCGTGAGCGGTTGCTGAAGCAGGTGAAAACTTTTGAGAGGTCGAAGGCCGCCTTTGACGAGGAGAGAGCGAAGTTTGAAACAGATAAAAAGGCTGAGGAGTGGGGCTGTGAAGGTCTTAAAGGTAAACTCCGTGCTGCTGAAGAACTCCTCTCAAAGGAACGTACCGATTGGAAGGCTATCTGTGCAAAGGATAACGAGCGGATGTATGCGGCTCACTCTAAGATCACCGAACTTCAAGCCCAAGTTGCGGATCTGAAGAAAAAGGTGGAGGATGCGCAGTCTGTGAAAGAACAAGCTGAGGTTTGTTAACTGTCTCCTCTTACTTATGCTTCCGTTTGTAAAACATTCTCTAACTCTTGCTTTCTGTAGGCTGAGCTTAAGGCGCAGATTTCTGGCAAGGATAGAGATCTATCTGCCAAGGACATTGAAATCGCTTAATTGAAGCGTCGCCTGCACGAGCAGATCGAGAGGAGCGAGTCCTTGGAGATTGATCTGGAAGCCGAGAAGTCAAAAGCTGCCACTGCCGAGGAAGCCAAGCAAAAAGCCGAGGAGGCGCGCGCCATTAGTACCACTGCTCTCAATGTGGCGCAGAATAATTATTCTGAGGCCCAAGGCATCGTGGATACTTTAGTCGCTGAAGCTGAATGGCTGCGCGCCCGAGGAATAGCTCTGGTATGATTTCTTCTGACTTTGTCTTAACTTATTAAAACCTGCTTGGCTTATATATTGCGTTCGTTGTAGATGGCCAACTCCGTCTTGAATGCTGGGGAGCTAGATAAAGCTGTTGCTACTTTGATAGATGCTTCGCGCGCAGTTGGTCATCGAGGTGGTTACTTGGAGTGTGCGCAACATGCTTCAGAGATGTTTGGTCAAGAATTTGACGCTAGTCACTGCTCGGTGACTGATCAAGCTGAGACGAAGCTGACTCGCGTTGAACATGGTTATGATAACTTGTCTCTACCGGTGATGGACTTGGTTATTGAAACGCTGAAGCATGACGACTGGTGTCATCGTTTAAAGACCATCCTTGATCCACCACAGGTGATTGAAGTATCTGATGAGGAGTTGGCAGGCGACGATGGagaaggtgatgatgatggcggGGATGGCACTCAACCTGAGTAGGAATTGAAGGCTTTGTGCCTTGTTTTGTTTAGTTTTTGAAATGTACAGTGTTGCGCGGTCGCGCTTCACCTAGATCGAATAGATGTTAGGCTTATGTAACCATTGCACGTTGCACTTGTTTGAATATGAAGTTTATGTTTACATTTATTCTGTCTTGAtacaattattgcactgttgcttgaaactttggttaagttagcgcgaataaatgtaagtgtAACTCAAGAGCTGATAATTCactgaagtgttttcgtgctaatcaaaagtttaacatgcatttgtaactcaTGAAGTAATATGGTAGTAGGGAAACATATCGTATGCTTTCATTAACTTGGAAAAACAGGCACTTAGGCCAATCGTACATTGCTGATAAATAACATAAAAGGCGTTTAGCCAACATAGAGATTAAGTAGGCGCGTGGACACTATGAGAGAAATGGCACATGGCCTTGGGGTAGTTACATATAacatttgcgcagttgttgcgcgttCCATGTGTGCGGGATGATATGTCCATCCAACGTTCGCAATTTGTATGCCCCTTTTCCTAGCACTTCATGGAccaagtatgggccttcccatttgggtgctagCTTCCCAGGGCGTTCGGCGTTCGAAGCTTCGTTGTCACGAAAAACGTATTCTCCTGGAGTGAAGGTACAAATGTGGACTCTCGcattgtagtacctttccagttgTGTCTTGTATTTCGCCTCTTTAATACGCGCGATCTCGCGTCTTTCTTCTAAGAGATCCAGATCGAGACGGCGTTCTGCTTCATTATCAACCGTGTTGACTGCTGTCAATCGCGGTGAGAGGAGACCAACTTCTGCCGGGATAACTGCTTTCGAGCCGTATACTAGGCTGAAAGGAGTTTCGCCGGGGCTTGTCTtcggcatggttcgatgagcccataggatgcttgggagctcatctacccagcctCTTCTTTTCGTGCCCAGTCGGGCTTTTATCCCCTCCACGATGCTTTTGTTTACGCTTTCCATTTGACCGTTGCCCTGAGGATGCGCAACGGATGAGAAGGTATGTTctatcttcatttccttcatccaCTTTTGAAGATCCTCCGAGGCAAAATTGGTACTGTTGTCTGCGAAGATTTTGAGTGGAAGACCAAATCTGCAAATGATGTGCTCCCAGATAAACTTGCGCACCATCATGGCAGTGGTTGATGTGAGGGCTTTGgcttccacccatttggtgaaataatcGACAGCCACGATTATGAATTTTACGGCTCCAGGGGCATctgggaagggtcccaccatatCAATCCCCCACTGTTGGAAAGGCCAAGAAGTGGTCACTGGGATAAGATCATTTTTAGGGCGCAGGGTCTTTGGAGAGTGCCGCCGACAGGAGTCGCATTTGCGCAGCTCCTTCAGGGCGTCGACATACATCCCTGGCCAATAATATTCGACGTTCATGATCTTCGCCACAACCATGCGTGGTCCCACATGGATACCACAGATCCCCTCATGGATTTCTCTGATAAAGTAATTCGCGTCTTGGGGGTCTACGCAACGCAATAAAGGACCCAAGAAGGACCTCCGATACAAAATACCATCATTCATTTCATAATGCAGGGCTTTGTGCTGGATTTTCCTTGCCTCTTCCTTGTTCTCTGGGAGTATCCATTCCTGTAGATAGTGGATTATAGGGGTCATCCAGGATGGCTGCCCTATTTCGATCACGTTCACCTGGCGCAGCAGGACTGATGGATTTTTGAGCACTTCAATCCTTACCTCCTTTGCAAGGTGCTGAAAGGAAGTTGACGCGAGCTTGCTTAAGGCGTCTGCCTGTTTGTTTTCAGAGCGATTGATGTGTACGACCCTGTATGTCGTGAACTTCTGCAACAGCTCTTTTGCTTGATCCAGATATAAGGCCAAAACGTCGCCTTTTGCATCATAGAATCCGTTTACTTGGCTGGCGATCAAAAGTGAACCAACGTGCGCTTGTAGATTTTTAGCTCCCATTTTAATGGCGAGGCGCAAGCCTGCCAGAAATGCCTCGTACTCTGCTTCATTGTTGGTATTTTTAAAATCCAACCTGATAGCGTATGTAAATTCATGCTTTTCTGGGCTCACCAGGCGCAATTCGGCTCCTGAGCCGTCCTCGTTTGAGGCACCATCTGTGTATAGGAACCATAGCCCATCTGACGTGTCTTTTGTGGGAGCTTCGACGATTTCACAATCTTTGACCTTTTCCGCTGGGACTTCTGTGATAAAGTCTGCAAGGACTTGACCCTtgatggctgggcgcggcctatACAAAATGTTGTGGCCCCCCAGCTCGATCGCCCACTTCGCTAATCGCCCGGATGTCTCCGGTTTTTGTAATATCGTCCCAATGTGGAAATTGGTCAGTACTGTGATGACGtggcctgtgaagtatcggcgcagcCTTCTAGAGGCATGTAGCAGCGCTAGTACCAGTTTCTCCATCgttgaatatcttgtttctggatCTGTGAGCATTCTACTGACATAGTAGATTGGCGTTTGGACCCTGTTTCTTTCTACAAGCAATACCGAACCCACTGCCTTGTCTGATGATGACAAGTACAATATGAGCGGCTCCTTTTCGAACGGTGCGGTCAACGTTGGGAGTTcaatcaaacactccttcatttgctGAAAAGCGCTTTCTGCTTCAGGCGTCCATCTGAACTCTTGCTTTTTTACACAGTTGCGCAAGGTACTTATGAAAGGGtacgactttgcggcgtgatttGACAGGAAGCGGTTAAGCGCGGCCAGGCGGCCAGCTAACCTTTGCATCTCTTTGATTGTTTTGGGTGATGGCGTACGCTCAATTGCTTGGACCTTCTCTGGATTCACCTTAAATCCGCCATTGGTGACTATGAAGCCCAAGAATTTCCCTTCCTCCATACCAAAGGAACATTTGGCTGGATTCAATTTCATGTTCACGCTTCTCAATGACTTGAAAGTTTTCTCGATgtctttcaacatttggtcctcttcgGGACTTCTCACTACCAGGTCATCGATGTAAACCTCAATGTGTTTCCCAATATCCCCAgcgaaggtcttgtccatcaGGCGCTGGTACGTGGCGCCAGCGTTTTTTAGACCGAATGGCATCTTTGTATAACAGAAGATCCCGAGATCGGTTCTGAAAGTTGTCTTGTCTTCGTCTTCAAGCTTCATCTGAACCTGATGGTATCCCTTGTAACAATCCAAGAAGCACTTCCATTTGTATGGCGCGAGGGAGTCTATtttttttatcgatctcaggcaaAGAGTAGCAATCTTTagggcatgccttgttgagatcagtaTAATCGACGCACATTCACCATCCTCCGCTCGACTTTTCCACCATTACCGGGTTCGCGACCCAACTTTGATAACGCACTTCTCGCAAGATTCCAGCTTTGAGAAGTTCACATACTTGCTCATTCATTGCTTTCGTTTTGTCAGCCCCtaagctgcgccttctttggaccttcGGCTCAACAGAGGGGTAGGTGTTCAAGCAATGCTCGGTAATGtcgcgcgggacaccggtcatgtctgccggggtcCAGGCGAAAATATCCATATTCCTGAACAGTAGTTGCTTCAGATGCGTTCTGAtatctgacgaaatggcgtggcctATTGTTACCGTTTGCTCTGGGTACTTACGGTTTAACACCCACTTCTCTGGTTCAGTTGTCGAAACCTTCGCCGCTTTTGTTGGGCGCAACTCTTCTGTTGACATTACTTCTTTTTTGGCATAGATGATCGCCACCCCCGTCTTGGTTGGAAACCCTATCGCTGAGTGGGGGGTGGAAGTCACCATGTTTAGTTCGCCTTGGGTTTCTCTCCCAATTAACACATCATGCCttgatttgacaggcatcaccatgaagtttacgtttgttgttcttgaatgcttcccgtcagagagcgtgacGGGGAAGCTGATTTGGCCTAGTGGGAAAACCATTTCGTTGCAAAATCCAGACAACGGGTAATCAACTGGCTCGAGCCTTGCATTGTCATCTTCATCAAACTAGTTAAAAAACTGTTCGTAGATGATATCAGCTGTACTTCCTGGGTCAATGAAGACATACTCCGTTTCATAATGGCCGAAAATAccggtaatgacgacgggtcGAGTGGCGCGAGGACCGCCGTGCACTACCGGGAAAATGACCTGTTGCTCTTGCCATGAAGGTTCGTAAGGGCGCTTGCCTTTCTCTTTTGCACTGTATCTTGGTCCATTGACCATATGGGTTTCAAGGCACCGGACTTTCTTGTGACTTCCCTCATCGTGGCGTTGAAGCTGTCGAGTTTCTTTTCGCACGTTTTTCACCAGGTGACTTAGCTTCCCGCTTTTTAGCGCTTTCTCGATTTCCTGACGTAGACTATAGCAATCGTCTGTCAGGTGCCCTGTGTCTTTGTGGAAGTCACAGTATAGGTTGGGGTCCTGCCCCTTCTTGTTTGTCATAGGCCTTGGAGCCTTGAAATCATAATTCTCCGTCATCAACACCTCTTTTGGTGTTTTTATGAGCGGAGTTCAGTGCTTCTCTCTATTATCATCCTTGACTGCTTTTCGGTAACCGATTCTATCAATTGTGTCACGCGCGTCTTCTCTATAGCGCGGCCTTTCATCATGGCCCCTTGATCTTCCAGATTTCCAATCATTACCTTTGTACTTATTGCGCTTGCTGTGATCGCACGAGTTCCCTTTGGAAAATCGGTCTTCAAAATAATAATTCTTGTTTCCAGCGAGCGATTCTTCAGTTTGCGCGACTATCTTTGAGGCTTCCATGAGTTTATCCCATTCTTTCGGCATTCCGTCTTTGCCAGTGATAGTTCTGATGAGACTATCACAGCGAATGGCTTTCTTGAAATGgcagcgcatgagttgctcac is from Helianthus annuus cultivar XRQ/B chromosome 9, HanXRQr2.0-SUNRISE, whole genome shotgun sequence and encodes:
- the LOC110875633 gene encoding uncharacterized protein LOC110875633, which codes for MKLEDEDKTTFRTDLGIFCYTKMPFGLKNAGATYQRLMDKTFAGDIGKHIEVYIDDLVVRSPEEDQMLKDIEKTFKSLRSVNMKLNPAKCSFGMEEGKFLGFIVTNGGFKVNPEKVQAIERTPSPKTIKEMQRLAGRLAALNRFLSNHAAKSYPFISTLRNCVKKQEFRWTPEAESAFQQMKECLIELPTLTAPFEKEPLILYLSSSDKAVGSVLLVERNRVQTPIYYVSRMLTDPETRYSTMEKLVLALLHASRRLRRYFTGHVITVLTNFHIGTILQKPETSGRLAKWAIELGGHNILYRPRPAIKGQVLADFITEVPAEKVKDCEIVEAPTKDTSDGLWFLYTDGASNEDGSGAELRLVSPEKHEFTYAIRLDFKNTNNEAEYEAFLAGLRLAIKMGAKNLQAHVGSLLIASQVNGFYDAKGDVLALYLDQAKELLQKFTTYRVVHINRSENKQADALSKLASTSFQHLAKEVRIEVLKNPSVLLRQVNVIEIGQPSWMTPIIHYLQEWILPENKEEARKIQHKALHYEMNDGILYRRSFLGPLLRCVDPQDANYFIREIHEGICGIHVGPRMVVAKIMNVEYYWPGMYVDALKELRKCDSCRRHSPKTLRPKNDLIPVTTSWPFQQWGIDMVGPFPDAPGAVKFIIVAVDYFTKWVEAKALTSTTAMMVRKQQYQFCLGGSSKVDEGNEDRTYLLIRCASSGQRSNGKRKQKHRGGDKSPTGHEKKRLGR